Proteins encoded within one genomic window of Salmo trutta chromosome 11, fSalTru1.1, whole genome shotgun sequence:
- the LOC115201904 gene encoding zinc finger protein 3: MVFHQRQGTVNSCGDGDALDTGVDDRSCSYATEMDPGNMPMGLENQTDLSRGDWNRYSSSVYSEGCLDKKGEVIVVDEVTVKVEGDAPPTWNADSHLGDRHSQGRDFLDYRESLETNTNVIHPFRDRDPVSTSMGPSDSHGHVIFDQVLHLNDRAVARGGGATTVRKEKLANWNADETHLGERHSQGNTSDFLAYRESLETNLNVTTHSPLHTVSMSMEPSDLHGRVLFNQVLNSNDQRAKARRGGATTGGKEKRFLCMFCNKGFSCSQKVEIHQRVHTGEKPFSCTQCHMCFTHAGNLKRHQRVHTGEKPFSCAQCHMCFAQTGDLKRHQRVHTGERPFACTHCGKKFSERSYLRIHQQKNHPTL, encoded by the coding sequence ATGGTATTTCACCAGAGGCAGGGGACAGTTAATTCCTGTGGAGATGGTGATGCGTTAGACACTGGCGTTGATGATCGGTCTTGTTCTTACGctacagagatggaccctggcAACATGCCCATGGGTTTAGAGAACCAGACTGATCtgtctagaggggactggaaccggtacagtagtagtgtatactctgaagggtgcctagataagaaaggggaggttatagtggtagatgaggtgactgtgaaagtggagggCGACGCTCCTCCCACATGGAATGCAGATAGTCATCTAGGAGACAGACACTCACAAGGCAGAGATTTCTTAGATTACAGGGAAAGCTTAGAGACAAATACAAACGTCATCCACCCGTTCCGGGATCGCGACCCAGTGTCCACGTCAATGGGGCCTTCTGATTCACACGGCCACGTGATTTTTGATCAGGTATTACATTTAAACGATAGGGCTGTAGCTCGTGGTGGGGGAGCAACAACGGTCAGGAAAGAGAAACTGGCTAACTGGAATGCAGACGAGACTCACTTAGGAGAACGACACTCGCAGGGCAACACTAGTGACTTCTTAGCCTACAGGGAAAGTTTAGAGACAAATCTAAATGTCACAACCCACTCCCCGTTACACACAGTGTCCATGTCGATGGAACCTTCCGATTTGCACGGCCGTGTTCTTTTCAatcaggtattgaactcaaacgACCAAAGGGCCAAGGCGCGGAGAGGGGGAGCAACAACGGGCGGAAAAGAGAAGCGcttcctctgcatgttctgtaacaaaggcttcagctgctcccagaaggtggagatccaccagagggtccacacaggggagaaacccttcagctgtacccagtgtcacatgtGCTTCACCCATGCTGgtaacctgaagaggcaccagagggtccacacaggggagaaacctttcAGCTGTGCCCAGTGTCATATGTGTTTCGCTCAGACTggtgacctgaagaggcaccagagagtCCACACTGGAGAGAGGCCGTTCGCCTGTACTCACTGCGGGAAGAagttctcagagaggagctacctcaggatacaccagcagaaaaaccaTCCCACTCTATAA